CCTCCCCCTTGCCTTGTCTCACCCCTAGTTACCGCTGTTTAGCAATTTCCACCAGCCGTTCCACATCCTGGCGAGAAAAGAGATACTTTGCCCCACAAAACTGACAAACGGTCTCCGCCTGCCCCTGATCGGCCAACAGGGACTCCAACTCCTCCCGTCCCAAACTAAGCAGTGCACGCTCAAAGCGATCACGGGTACAGTCGCAGACAAAGCTCACCGGTGTCGTCTCCAAAAACTCCAGTCCCAACTCCCCGAAATTTTCGGTCAGGATTTCCTCTGGCGTGTGTCCGGCGTCGATACTCCGACTAACTCCCGCCAAGTTCTGGGCCTTGGATTCAACAAAGCTGATAATTTCTTCGCTGGCCCCAGGCATCACTTGGAGAATATACCCACCTGCAGCCCGGACAGAGTTGTCGGTCTCTACCAAAACGCCCAGAGACACCACCGACGGAACTTGCTCGGAACGGGCGAAATAATAGGCCAAATCATCACCGATCTCACCGGTTAGCAGGGGAACATTTCCCAGGTAGGGCTCGCCGTCTCCAATTTGCCGGGTTACGGTCAGCCGACCTTGACCAATGGCCCGAGCCACATCCAGTTTTCCCTCGTCATTCAGGGGAAAATGCACGTGGGGTTCACCTACATATCCCTTGACGTGACCATGGCCATCGGTAACGGCCACAATCTCCCGTAGGGGCCCATCGCCCCGAACCTGCAGCATCATCCGTTGATCATCCTTGAGCAGCATCGCACCCATCATAATTGCTCCGGTCAACAACCGACCCAGGGCGGCGGTGGCAATGGGCCACGTCCCATGCCGCTTAGCTGCTTCGTTGCAGGTATTGGTGGTGATGGCTCCGTTCACCCGCAACATACCATCCGCGGCTATACCTCGAACCAGATAATCCTGTTTCACCATCTAGTACCCTCCTGAACCTCACCGTTGTCTGCTTAATTCATTGCTGTATCGGATTCCTCTTCATCCTGACTGTCAGCTGAATCGATAGCCAGCTCCTGGTCATCCTCAGGATAGCTATCGATGAGTACCTCCCGGGGTTTGCTTCCTTGATGCTCGCCGACAATTCCCTTCAACTCCATAGCATCGATTAGGCGAGTTGCTCGGGAGTAGCCGATGCGAAATCGGCGTTGGAGCATCGAGACCGATGCT
This window of the Bacillota bacterium genome carries:
- the hslO gene encoding Hsp33 family molecular chaperone HslO — protein: MKQDYLVRGIAADGMLRVNGAITTNTCNEAAKRHGTWPIATAALGRLLTGAIMMGAMLLKDDQRMMLQVRGDGPLREIVAVTDGHGHVKGYVGEPHVHFPLNDEGKLDVARAIGQGRLTVTRQIGDGEPYLGNVPLLTGEIGDDLAYYFARSEQVPSVVSLGVLVETDNSVRAAGGYILQVMPGASEEIISFVESKAQNLAGVSRSIDAGHTPEEILTENFGELGLEFLETTPVSFVCDCTRDRFERALLSLGREELESLLADQGQAETVCQFCGAKYLFSRQDVERLVEIAKQR